A DNA window from Callospermophilus lateralis isolate mCalLat2 chromosome X, mCalLat2.hap1, whole genome shotgun sequence contains the following coding sequences:
- the LOC143638545 gene encoding G-protein coupled receptor 83-like encodes MNYSFNGNGTSPFLLQMERAIDWLHQNFTGVPPIEDQSCNHTDLNGSSVSSPELEGPTGMAQKWLGGKPHIAAKIILSVAYAVIIMVSLFGNSLVCQVFIKHKEINKSTGLLIFNLAISDILIILLNSPFALARFLSGQWVFGRIMCHVSRFAQYCSLHVSTLTLMAVAMDRHRVILHPTKPRLTHSQSILTVVLIWSLAVFLALPHAIYQNLFYVISKDGVVRSHCLPAFPGPSKLVGKYVDLGTFGLLYILPLLVIVITYSHLGKRLWIQNSVGDASARQLMAHYQKRKKSIRMLILIVMVFAICWFPLNCYVVLISSADIETESVLFYAFHWFAMSSTCYNPFIYCWLNRSFRAKLRSIASWCTKYLLCKSSQVQQQAQVQESHELQELQASALPQVPVAIPEPQVLEDPCVATGEGDAQISAQREKENPNASVSRRQRFSILRPFFCIRVHSVKI; translated from the exons ATGAACTATTCATTTAATGGAAATGGGACATCCCCTTTTCTATTACAAATGGAACGTGCCATTGATTGGCTCCACCAAAATTTCACTGGGGTTCCACCAATTGAAGATCAAAGCTGTAATCATACAGATCTAAATGGATCCAGTGTCTCCAGCCCAGAATTGGAAGGGCCAACAGGAATGGCCCAGAAATGGCTGGGGGGCAAACCCCACATTGCAGCGAAGATAATTCTGTCTGTGGCATATGCAGTCATCATAATGGTATCCCTCTTTGGCAACTCACTGGTGTGCCAAGTTTTCATCAAGCACAAGGAAATCAACAAATCAACAGGCCTCCTCATCTTCAATCTGGCGATATCTGACATTTTGATAATTCTGCTCAACAGTCCATTTGCTCTG GCCCGATTCCTGAGTGGACAGTGGGTATTTGGCAGGATCATGTGCCATGTCAGTCGCTTTGCTCAGTACTGCTCCCTTCATGTCTCAACTTTAACACTGATGGCAGTTGCCATGGACCGACATCGG GTAATTCTGCATCCAACGAAACCAAGGCTAACACACTCCCAAAGCATACTGACTGTTGTTCTGATCTGGAGTCTTGCAGTGTTCCTTGCTCTTCCTCATGCAATCTATCAAAATCTGTTCTATGTCATCAGCAA GGATGgagttgtcaggagccactgcCTTCCTGCGTTTCCAGGACCCAGCAAGCTAGTTGGGAAGTATGTGGATCTTGGGACATTTGGCCTGCTGTACATCCTGCCACTGCTGGTGATTGTTATAACATACTCTCACCTGGGGAAGAGGCTGTGGATCCAAAATTCTGTTGGTGATGCATCTGCTCGTCAACTTATGGCACACTACCAGAAGCGGAAGAAGAGCATCCGAATGCTGATTCTTATTGTAATGGTCTTTGCGATATGTTGGTTTCCTCTCAATTGCTACGTGGTTCTTATTTCCAGTGCAGACATAGAAACTGAGAGTGTGCTTTTCTATGCCTTCCACTGGTTTGCCATGAGTAGTACGTGCTACAATCCTTTTATCTACTGCTGGCTCAACAGGAGCTTCCGTGCCAAACTTAGATCTATAGCATCTTGGTGCACAAAATATCTGTTGTGCAAGAGCTCCCAGGTTCAGCAGCAAGCGCAAGTGCAGGAGAGTCATGAGCTCCAGGAACTCCAGGCATCTGCGCTGCCACAGGTGCCTGTGGCCATTCCAGAGCCTCAGGTATTAGAGGATCCTTGTGTGGCTACAGGGGAGGGGGATGCCCAAATTTCTGCCcagagggaaaaggaaaatccaaatgCCTCTGTGAGTCGAAGGCAGCGTTTTTCAATCCTGCGTCCTTTTTTCTGTATCCGTGTTCATTCAGTTAAAATCTAG